One Oryza brachyantha chromosome 3, ObraRS2, whole genome shotgun sequence DNA segment encodes these proteins:
- the LOC102717047 gene encoding protein DETOXIFICATION 27-like, giving the protein MGDRRGDEEDCRVGLLNGAATKEDWQVAAAAADGKLGRRVWEESKKLWVIVAPAIFSRVVSYSMNVITQAFAGHLGDLELAAISIANTVVVGFSFGLMLGMASALETLCGQAFGAKKYHMMGVYMQRSWIVLLGCALLLLPMYMYAEDVLLLTGQPPELSAMAGRVSVWFIPLHLSFAFLFPLQRFLQCQMKNFANAAASGVALCIHILVSWLLVSRFRFGLVGIALTLNFSWWATAAMLFAYVACGGCPETWHGLSLEAFAGLWEFVKLSAASGVMLCLENWYYRILILLTGNLKNAAIAVDALSICMTINGWEMMIPLAFFAGTGVRVANELGAGNGKGARFATIVSSLTSLVIGLFFWVLIVGLHDKFALIFTSSGVVLDAVDNLSVLLAFTILLNSIQPVLSGVAVGSGWQSMVAYVNIGSYYLIGIPTGILLGWLFKLGVLGIWAGMIGGTAVQTLILAVITIRCDWDKEAMIASTRMDKLSRVR; this is encoded by the exons ATGGGCGACCGGCGAGGGGACGAGGAGGACTGCAGGGTGGGGCTGCTGAATGGCGCCGCGACGAAGGAGGACTggcaggtggcggcggcggcggccgacggcaAGCTCGGGAGGAGGGTGTGGGAGGAGTCGAAGAAGCTGTGGGTCATCGTGGCGCCGGCCATCTTCAGCCGCGTCGTCTCCTACAGCATGAACGTCATCACGCAGGCGTTCGCCGGGCACCTCGGCGACCTCGAGCTCGCCGCCATCTCCATCGCCAACACCGTCGTTGTCGGTTTCAGCTTCGGCCTCATG CTTGGCATGGCGAGCGCGCTGGAGACGCTGTGCGGGCAGGCGTTCGGCGCGAAGAAGTACCACATGATGGGGGTGTACATGCAGCGTTCGTGGATCGTGCTGCTGGGGtgcgcgctgctgctgctgcccatGTACATGTACGCCGAGGACGTGCTGCTGCTGACGGGGCAGCCGCCGGAGCTGTCGGCGATGGCCGGCCGTGTCTCCGTCTGGTTCATCCCGCTCCACCTCTCCTTCGCCTTCCTCTTCCCGCTGCAGCGCTTCCTGCAGTGCCAGATGAAGAACTtcgccaacgccgccgcctccggcgtcGCGCTGTGCATCCACATCCTCGTCAGCTGGCTCCTCGTCTCCAGGTTCCGGTTCGGCCTCGTCGGCATCGCGCTCACGCTCAACTTCTCGTGGtgggccaccgccgccatgcTCTTCGCCTACGTCGCCTGCGGCGGCTGCCCGGAGACGTGGCACGGCCTCTCCCTCGAGGCCTTCGCCGGGCTGTGGGAGTTCGTCAAGCTGTCCGCTGCCTCAGGTGTCATGCTATG CTTGGAGAATTGGTACTACAGAATCCTCATCTTGCTGACGGGTAACCTCAAGAACGCGGCTATTGCGGTCGACGCGCTCTCCATCTG CATGACGATCAACGGATGGGAGATGATGATCCCCCTGGCGTTCTTCGCTGGCACCGG GGTCCGGGTGGCGAACGAGCTGGGCGCCGGCAACGGGAAGGGCGCGAGGTTCGCGACGATCGTGTCGTCGTTGACGTCGCTGGTGATCGGGCTCTTCTTCTGGGTGCTCATCGTGGGGCTCCACGACAAGTTCGCGCTCATCTTCACCTCCAGCGGCGTCGTGCTGGACGCCGTCGACAACCTCTCCGTCCTCCTCGCCTTCACCATCCTCCTCAACAGCATCCAGCCCGTGCTCTCAG GTGTGGCTGTTGGGTCTGGCTGGCAATCCATGGTGGCCTACGTCAACATCGGCAGCTACTACCTCATCGGCATCCCCACGGGCATCCTCCTCGGATGGCTCTTCAAGCTTGGCGTTCTG GGTATCTGGGCGGGCATGATCGGCGGAACCGCCGTGCAGACGCTAATCCTGGCCGTCATAACCATCCGTTGCGACTGGGACAAAGAG GCCATGATCGCAAGCACGCGCATGGACAAGTTGTCGCGAGTCCGGTGA
- the LOC102710107 gene encoding E3 ubiquitin-protein ligase Os03g0188200-like codes for MAMARRPIALLLLAMLLSSVSRPCLAQQSNDRGRHHSGATAGGFTPTTIVVLVALITAFVVLTVFSIYINRCAQRRAPPRRAFRTAAQPVGGAAVSRPGGRSRGLDKEIVEAFPTAVYGDVKARMAAKSGPLECAVCLTEFADSDELRVLPACCHVFHPDCIDPWLAAAVTCPLCRANLTAPPVSFATVESSDLTAPEEAVQEESSEELDGASLMASFTPESVIDFGATHDHEFSGAGHPHYRRTQSAMDAPDRHTLRLPEHVMKELAADRRHRRAASLAGYPDSMERTPKWFTSLWRSVSWQRQSRTDWDAGEENGGSKRVHPVAGAPDEKPSGSGSDGSKENSDSDALNRV; via the coding sequence ATGGCAATGGCTCGCCGCCCAATCGCGCTACTGCTCCTCGCGATGCTGCTCTCGTCGGTGTCTCGCCCTTGTCTGGCGCAACAGAGCAACGACAGGGGCCGCCACCACTCCGGCGCCACGGCCGGCGGGTTCACGCCGACCACCATCGTCGTGCTCGTCGCCCTCATCACCGCCTTCGTAGTCCTCACCGTGTTCTCCATCTACATCAACCGCTGCGCCCAGCGGCGAGCCCCTCCGCGCCGGGCGTTCCGCACGGCCGCTCAGCCCGTTGGCGGCGCCGCGGTCTCCCGCCCTGGCGGGCGGTCGCGTGGCCTGGACAAGGAGATCGTGGAGGCCTTCCCCACGGCCGTGTACGGAGACGTGAAGGCGCGCATGGCGGCGAAGTCGGGGCCGCTCGAGTGCGCCGTGTGCCTCACCGAGTTCGCGGACAGCGACGAGCTGCGGGTGCTCCCCGCGTGCTGTCACGTCTTCCACCCGGACTGCATCGACCcgtggctcgccgccgccgtcacgtGCCCGCTCTGCCGCGCCAATCTCACAGCACCCCCGGTGTCGTTCGCCACCGTCGAGAGCTCCGACCTgacggcgccggaggaggcggtgcAGGAAGAGTCTTCGGAAGAGCTCGACGGGGCGTCCCTGATGGCTTCCTTCACGCCGGAATCCGTCATCGACTTCGGTGCAACTCATGATCACGAATTCTCGGGTGCAGGGCACCCCCACTACCGTAGGACACAATCAGCCATGGACGCGCCGGACAGGCACACGCTGAGGCTACCTGAGCACGTCATGAaggagctcgccgccgaccgcaGGCACCGGCGCGCCGCGAGCCTCGCCGGGTACCCGGACAGCATGGAAAGGACACCGAAGTGGTTCACGTCGCTCTGGCGATCGGTGTCGTGGCAGCGACAGAGCCGGACAGATTGGGACGCCGGAGAGGAAAACGGTGGCAGCAAGAGGGTTCACCCGGTCGCCGGAGCACCGGACGAGAAACCCAGCGGGTCCGGCTCCGATGGGAGCAAAGAGAACTCCGATTCTGACGCGTTAAACCGGGTTTGA